From one Mycolicibacterium sp. HK-90 genomic stretch:
- a CDS encoding Xaa-Pro peptidase family protein: MSTATQTGVTQIAGSGYTPLDIPTEPDLARMRREVGARLQAAMADQGVDALVLLGNSNVMYATGIAWPLADAGLSHVERPIAVVLAGDEHPHLFLPFREGAAMETGLPDDHLHGPVYLEFDEGVAEFAKNLAGLVPAGATIATDELTGAMRLAGSALFATAPVDAAPVIGAAKIVKTIDQIACIRRACQITEEAVAEIHKSLAPGVRQIDLSAEFVRRTFELGATTNMFDSIWQVMPASKAEGTWTTTGDLALPLLTTERELQQGDVLWTDVSIAYHGYCSDHGRTWIVGQDPTPAQQRQFDKWSHIVDAVLSVTKAGATCGDLGRAATAAGGGQKPWLPHFYLGHGIGTSAAEMPMIGTDLGQEWDDNFVFPEGMLLVFEPVVWEDGTGGYRGEEIVVVTEGGWMPLTAYPYDPYEVSRGN, from the coding sequence ATGAGCACGGCCACCCAAACCGGCGTAACCCAGATCGCCGGGTCCGGGTACACCCCGCTCGACATTCCCACAGAGCCCGACCTGGCCCGGATGCGTCGCGAGGTCGGAGCGCGGCTGCAGGCGGCGATGGCCGACCAAGGTGTCGACGCGCTCGTGCTGCTCGGCAACAGCAACGTCATGTACGCCACCGGCATCGCCTGGCCGCTGGCCGACGCCGGCCTGTCGCACGTCGAGCGACCGATCGCGGTCGTGCTGGCCGGCGACGAGCATCCGCACCTGTTCCTGCCCTTCCGCGAGGGCGCGGCCATGGAAACGGGGCTGCCCGACGACCACCTGCACGGTCCGGTCTATCTCGAATTCGACGAGGGTGTAGCGGAATTCGCGAAGAACCTGGCCGGCTTGGTGCCCGCGGGTGCGACGATCGCGACCGACGAGTTGACCGGGGCGATGCGGCTGGCAGGCAGCGCGTTGTTCGCCACCGCGCCGGTGGATGCGGCCCCGGTGATCGGTGCGGCGAAAATCGTCAAGACCATCGACCAGATCGCCTGTATCCGCCGGGCCTGTCAGATCACCGAAGAGGCCGTCGCCGAGATCCACAAGTCACTGGCCCCAGGTGTCCGCCAGATCGACCTGTCTGCCGAATTCGTCCGGCGCACTTTCGAACTGGGTGCCACGACGAACATGTTCGACTCGATCTGGCAGGTCATGCCGGCGTCGAAGGCGGAGGGCACCTGGACCACCACCGGCGATCTCGCCCTGCCCCTGCTCACCACCGAGCGGGAGTTGCAGCAAGGTGACGTGCTGTGGACCGACGTGTCCATCGCCTACCACGGCTACTGCTCCGACCATGGACGTACCTGGATCGTCGGTCAGGATCCGACTCCGGCCCAACAGAGGCAGTTCGACAAGTGGAGTCACATCGTCGACGCCGTGCTCTCGGTGACCAAGGCCGGGGCCACGTGTGGTGACCTCGGCCGGGCGGCGACCGCAGCCGGTGGTGGCCAGAAGCCGTGGCTGCCGCACTTCTACCTGGGCCACGGCATCGGTACCAGTGCCGCTGAGATGCCGATGATCGGGACGGATCTCGGCCAGGAGTGGGACGACAACTTCGTCTTCCCGGAAGGCATGTTGCTGGTGTTCGAGCCGGTGGTCTGGGAGGACGGCACCGGTGGCTATCGCGGCGAGGAGATCGTGGTGGTGACCGAGGGTGGCTGGATGCCACTCACCGCATATCCGTACGACCCCTATGAGGTGTCCCGTGGGAACTGA
- a CDS encoding amidohydrolase family protein, which produces MTTATPLYPPEGFGAPKNRKGHATADGLPGLPPGTTIFSADNHISVADDIFYERFPDDLKGAAPRIWYEDGAYMVGMKGKAWTGGDFGRVLMQYDDLAGAASNNIAARIRELKEDGIDQELAFPNAVLALFHYPDKGIRERVFRIYNEVMAELQENSNGHFYGVGLINWWDPAGTRSTLEQLKSLGLKTFLLPLNPGKDDEGNIYDYGSTEMDAVWDEIEAAGLPVSHHIGETPPKTPCQNNSVVVGMMVNVDSFREQFAKYVFSGILDRHPSLKIGWFEGGIAWVPTALQDAEHMLASYRHMFNHELQHPVRYYWDHHMSASFMVDPLGLRLIDEIGVDNVMWSSDYPHNESTFGYSEKSLATVVEAVGPEDAVKIVSTNIQKFLGLV; this is translated from the coding sequence ATGACCACTGCGACGCCGCTCTACCCACCGGAAGGCTTCGGCGCGCCGAAGAACCGCAAGGGCCATGCCACGGCGGACGGGCTGCCCGGATTACCACCAGGCACCACGATCTTCTCGGCCGACAACCACATCTCGGTGGCCGACGACATCTTCTACGAGCGCTTTCCCGACGACCTCAAAGGTGCCGCACCGCGTATCTGGTACGAGGACGGCGCCTACATGGTCGGGATGAAGGGCAAGGCTTGGACCGGAGGCGATTTCGGCCGCGTGCTGATGCAGTACGACGACCTCGCCGGCGCCGCGTCGAACAACATCGCCGCCCGCATCCGCGAGCTCAAAGAGGATGGCATCGACCAGGAACTCGCGTTCCCCAATGCTGTGCTGGCCCTGTTTCACTACCCGGACAAGGGGATTCGTGAGCGGGTGTTCCGCATCTACAACGAGGTGATGGCCGAACTCCAGGAAAACAGCAACGGCCACTTCTACGGGGTCGGGCTGATCAACTGGTGGGATCCGGCCGGCACCCGCAGCACGCTCGAGCAGCTGAAATCGCTGGGGCTCAAGACGTTCCTGCTGCCGCTGAACCCGGGCAAGGACGACGAAGGCAACATCTACGACTACGGCAGCACGGAGATGGACGCGGTCTGGGACGAGATCGAGGCGGCCGGCCTGCCGGTCAGCCATCACATCGGGGAAACCCCGCCCAAGACTCCGTGCCAGAACAACAGCGTCGTGGTCGGCATGATGGTCAACGTCGACTCCTTCCGCGAGCAGTTCGCCAAATACGTGTTCTCCGGAATCCTGGATCGGCATCCGAGCCTGAAAATCGGCTGGTTCGAGGGCGGAATCGCCTGGGTGCCGACCGCATTGCAGGATGCCGAACACATGCTGGCCTCCTACCGGCACATGTTCAACCACGAACTGCAGCACCCGGTCCGGTACTACTGGGACCACCACATGTCCGCATCCTTCATGGTCGATCCGCTCGGTCTGCGGCTCATCGACGAGATCGGCGTCGACAACGTGATGTGGTCCAGTGACTACCCGCACAACGAATCCACGTTCGGCTATTCGGAGAAGTCCCTGGCCACGGTTGTGGAAGCGGTCGGTCCGGAGGACGCCGTCAAGATCGTGTCCACCAACATTCAGAAGTTCCTGGGGTTGGTATGA
- a CDS encoding cytochrome P450 yields the protein MSETLTEVDIPDYPMERDVRCPFAPPPPMLGNPKGLFRVKIWNGSTPWLITGHEEARTLFADSRISVDDRIAGFPHWNEHMLSTVDKRPRSVFTSDAEEHTRFRRMLSKPFTFRRVEGLRAAIQKITDECIDEILAGPQPADLVAKLALPVPTVVISEMLGVPYEDHEFFQEHANAGLARYAAADAMQKGAMSLHQYLINLVEEKQANPSEDAVSDLAERVTAGEISVKEAAQLGTGLLIAGHETTANMIGIGILALLENPEQADFLRDAEDPKVIANAVEELMRYLSIIQTGQRRVALEDIEIGGETIRAGDGVIIDLSPANWDAKAYPEPDKLDLSRDAGQQLGFGYGRHQCVGQQLARAELQIVFHTLLRRIPTLRLAIPLDEVPFKHDRLAYGVYELPVTW from the coding sequence ATGTCTGAGACGCTGACCGAAGTCGACATCCCCGACTACCCGATGGAGCGCGACGTGCGGTGCCCGTTCGCGCCGCCGCCGCCCATGCTGGGCAACCCCAAAGGCTTGTTCCGCGTGAAGATCTGGAACGGCAGCACCCCGTGGTTGATCACCGGACACGAAGAGGCCCGAACCCTGTTTGCGGACTCCCGGATCAGTGTGGACGACCGGATCGCGGGTTTCCCGCACTGGAACGAGCACATGCTCTCGACCGTCGACAAGCGGCCGCGCTCGGTGTTCACCTCCGATGCCGAGGAGCACACCCGGTTCCGGCGGATGCTGTCCAAGCCGTTCACGTTCCGTCGCGTCGAGGGATTGCGCGCGGCGATCCAGAAGATCACCGACGAGTGCATCGACGAGATCCTGGCCGGCCCGCAGCCCGCCGATCTCGTCGCCAAGCTGGCGCTGCCGGTGCCCACCGTGGTGATCAGCGAAATGCTGGGCGTCCCATACGAAGACCACGAGTTCTTCCAGGAACACGCGAACGCCGGCCTGGCCCGCTACGCCGCGGCGGATGCCATGCAGAAGGGCGCGATGAGCCTGCACCAGTACCTGATCAATCTGGTCGAGGAGAAGCAGGCGAACCCGTCCGAGGACGCGGTGTCCGACCTGGCCGAGCGGGTGACCGCCGGGGAGATCAGCGTCAAGGAGGCCGCGCAGCTCGGCACCGGCCTGCTGATCGCCGGGCACGAGACCACCGCCAACATGATCGGCATCGGGATCCTGGCCCTCCTGGAGAACCCCGAGCAGGCCGACTTCTTGCGTGATGCCGAGGATCCGAAGGTGATCGCCAACGCGGTCGAGGAACTGATGCGTTATCTGTCCATCATCCAGACCGGCCAACGGCGGGTGGCGTTGGAGGACATCGAGATCGGCGGTGAGACCATCCGCGCCGGTGACGGCGTCATCATCGATCTCTCCCCGGCCAACTGGGACGCGAAGGCCTACCCGGAGCCCGACAAGCTCGACCTCAGCCGCGACGCCGGCCAGCAACTCGGCTTCGGTTACGGCCGGCACCAGTGCGTCGGTCAGCAGCTCGCGCGCGCCGAGCTGCAGATCGTCTTCCACACACTGCTGCGCCGGATCCCGACCCTGCGCCTGGCGATTCCGCTCGACGAGGTGCCGTTCAAGCACGATCGCCTCGCCTACGGCGTCTACGAACTTCCCGTGACCTGGTAA
- a CDS encoding ferredoxin: protein MKVTVDQDKCVSSGQCVLNAGEVFDQRDEDGVVELLEPEPSPDQFENARRAAAACPALAIEIQD from the coding sequence ATGAAAGTCACTGTCGACCAGGACAAGTGCGTCTCGTCGGGGCAGTGTGTACTCAACGCCGGTGAGGTGTTCGACCAGCGCGACGAGGACGGCGTCGTGGAGCTGCTTGAGCCCGAGCCGAGTCCCGACCAATTCGAGAACGCCCGCCGCGCCGCGGCGGCCTGCCCAGCCCTGGCCATCGAGATTCAAGACTGA